From the genome of Bradyrhizobium sp. ORS 278:
AGCTGTCTCCGACCGTGCGGGACAGGGCGGACGCGCTGCTCAAGCTCAATCCCGACTACGCCAGCTGGATCGCCGGGGCGCCGCAGGGACAGGAGAAGCTCTACGCGTTCGTGCACGCAGCGACCTGGCCGGACGACATCAAGATGAAGCCGGACTATTACGACGACCAGGTGGGCGACTCCACCGCGAAGCAGCTCGTGCCGTACGGCCACCTCAAGCACACTTATTGGCACTACAAGGACGCGCTGTTCTCGGTTGATGACACGCCGCTGCCGCGTCCCGACGCGGTGGACGCGGTGTCCCAGCTCAAGCTGATGATCGCCAAGCTGCCGGCGAACAGCGACGCCACGGAGCCGCTGCGCTCGTACAGCCTCAGCTGGACCATCCACCTCGTCGGCGATCTGCACCAGCCGTTGCACGCCATCGCCCGCTATTCGGCCGCGTTGCCCGACAAAGGCGGCGACCGCGGCGGCAACGAGGAGCAGGTGATCGCCGCCAACGGCGAGACGCAGAACCTGCACGCCTATTGGGACGGCATCTTCGGCGGCTATTCCACCGTATTTGGTGCCATGTTCGACGCCGATCAGCGCGGCGGCCTGTCGACCGTGACCGCAGATCCCGGCAAGGCGCAGATCGTCGATCCCGCGACCTGGGCGCAGGAGAGCTTCGACCTGGCCAAGTCTGTCGCCTACGCCGCGCCCATTCGCACCGACAAGCAGCCGGTCGAATTGACCCGGGAGTACGAGACCAATGCCCGCGACACCGCCCGCAAGCAGGCCGCGCTCGCTGCCGCGCGCCTCGCCAATCTGCTCGAGGTGTTGTTGCGGTAGGACCGCGCGACGTAGCGACGTAGCCCGGATGAGCGCAGCGACATCCGGGTTCACCGCTACAGCTCGTGAGACCCCGGATGTCGCTGCGCTCATCCGGGCTACGCGCGCCGCGATAGCCGCGTCCCCCCTTGTGACGAGCCGCGAGATCGGGAGGCCGTGTCGCTGGATCGACCCCGTCCAAGAAACTCCTTGCTCCGGTTCGTCCGGTTTGATGTTGCTCAAATTCCACGCGACCCCTACCTGTACGGTCGAACCGGGAGGATACGGGTGCTGCTGGCGATTTTCACCGACATCCATGCCAATCGGCAGGCCTTCGCGGCGTGCCTGGAGGTGGCGCGCGCCCGTGGCGTCGAGCGCCTGATCTGCCTGGGCGACATCGTCGGCTATGGCGCTGATCCGGAATGGTCGGTCGAGACGGTGATGGAGATCGTCGCCGAGGGTGGGCTCGCGGTACGCGGCAATCACGACAACGCGGTCTCCACGTCGAGCGAGAGCATGAATGCCGAGGCGCAGGCGGCGATGGAATGGACGCGGGGCCGGCTCAGCGCCGAGCAGCGGCGCTTCCTGGCCGAGCTGCCGATGAGCGTCGGTGACGAGGACCGGCTGTTCGTGCATTCGGAAGCCTCGAGCCCGGCGCGCTGGCGCTACGTGCAGAGCTCTGCCGACGCCGCGCGCAGCATGATCGCGACCGAGGCCGCGGTGACGTTCTGCGGCCACATCCACCGTCCCGCGCTGTATTCGATGTCCGCCACGGCCAAGATGACGAGCTTCACACCCACCGCCAACATGCCTGTTCAGCTCCTGCGCGGCCGGCAATGGCTCGCCGTGGTCGGTTCGGTCGGCCAGCCACGCGACGGCGATCCGGCCGCATGCTTCGCGACCTTCGACACGAAGACGCGCGAGCTGACCTATTGCCGCGTGCCCTATGATGTCGAGGCGGCTGCGCAGCGCATCCGTGACAACGGCCTGCCGCCCTGGCTGGCGCAGCGGCTCTCGATGGGGCGTTAGATCATGCCGAGATCAAAGCTCCAGCCGGGCTTCGTGATCGACGGCTTCACGGTCGGCGACTGCGTGCATTCCGGCGGCATGGCGACGTTGTGGAGCGTGACACGCTCCGACATCGACCGGCCGATCCTGATGAAGGTGCCGCGCGTCTCCGAGGGCGAGGACCCCGCGGCAATCGTCAGCTTCGAAATGGAGCAGATGATCCTGCCGAAACTGTCCGGGCCGCACGTGCCGGCATGCTTTGGCACCGGCGATTTCGCCACGCAGGCCTATGTGGTGATCGAGCTGATCCCGGGCGAGACGCTGTACAAGCGGCTGCCGGAACTGCCGCTGCCTTACGAGGAGGCGCGGGTGCTGGTCGCGAAGATCGCGACCGCGCTCGCGGATCTGCACCGGCAGAATGTGATCCACCACGACATCAAGCCGTCCAGCATCATGTTCCGCGGGACGGGGGAGGCGGTGCTGATCGACTACGGCCTGTCCTGCCACAAGCATCTGCCGGATCTGCTGCAGGAGGAATTCCGCCTGCCTTACGGCACCGCGCCCTACATGGCGCCGGAACGCATGATGGGCAAGCGCAGCGATCCGCGCAGCGACATCTTTTCGCTGGGCGTGCTCTTGTACTTCTTCACGACCGGGGTGCGGCCGTTCGGCGAAACCGAGACGTTGCGTGGCATGCGCCGGCGGCTGTGGCGCGATCCTTATCCGCCGCGGCAGC
Proteins encoded in this window:
- a CDS encoding S1/P1 nuclease, which produces MRTLTMALAVAMLWPAGQALAWWDEGHMQIAYLAYKKLSPTVRDRADALLKLNPDYASWIAGAPQGQEKLYAFVHAATWPDDIKMKPDYYDDQVGDSTAKQLVPYGHLKHTYWHYKDALFSVDDTPLPRPDAVDAVSQLKLMIAKLPANSDATEPLRSYSLSWTIHLVGDLHQPLHAIARYSAALPDKGGDRGGNEEQVIAANGETQNLHAYWDGIFGGYSTVFGAMFDADQRGGLSTVTADPGKAQIVDPATWAQESFDLAKSVAYAAPIRTDKQPVELTREYETNARDTARKQAALAAARLANLLEVLLR
- a CDS encoding metallophosphoesterase, which encodes MLLAIFTDIHANRQAFAACLEVARARGVERLICLGDIVGYGADPEWSVETVMEIVAEGGLAVRGNHDNAVSTSSESMNAEAQAAMEWTRGRLSAEQRRFLAELPMSVGDEDRLFVHSEASSPARWRYVQSSADAARSMIATEAAVTFCGHIHRPALYSMSATAKMTSFTPTANMPVQLLRGRQWLAVVGSVGQPRDGDPAACFATFDTKTRELTYCRVPYDVEAAAQRIRDNGLPPWLAQRLSMGR